From Diospyros lotus cultivar Yz01 chromosome 4, ASM1463336v1, whole genome shotgun sequence, a single genomic window includes:
- the LOC127799011 gene encoding AUGMIN subunit 1-like isoform X2, protein MAEHMKELEKRKMPIIDTLRSYHDLPPDKELATLAIQNKQMEVEAAEKYLEDVLQSALGTRE, encoded by the exons ATGGCTGAGCATATGAAGGagttggagaaaagaaaaatgccCATAATTGATACACTCAGAAGTTATCATGACTTGCCTCCT GATAAGGAGTTGGCTACTTTAGccattcaaaacaaacaaatggAGGTTGAAGCTGCTGAGAAGTACCTTGAAGACGTATTGCAGTCAGCTCTTGGCACGAGAGAGTAA
- the LOC127799012 gene encoding 50S ribosomal protein L28, chloroplastic, whose translation MAIATASASALLISQSSKLCFSRAQLSTKGELGFVTSQLSGVKISFYKNVLPKPIAAPFHPSLQPVARRICPFTGKKTNRANKVSHSNHKTKKLQFVNLQYKKIWWEAGKRYVKLRLSTKAIKTIEKNGLDAVAKKAGIDLRKE comes from the exons ATGGCCATCGCTACAGCTTCAGCGTCGGCACTGCTGATCAGCCAGTCTTCCAAGCTTTGCTTCTCCAGAGCACAGCTCTCGACGAAAGGGGAGCTAGGGTTCGTTACTTCGCAATTGAGTGGCGTCAAGATTTCGTTCTACAAGAATGTGTTGCCCAAACCAATCGCCGCCCCTTTCCATCCTTCTCTTCAACCTGTGGCCC GTAGAATCTGTCCATTCACTGGGAAGAAAACCAATAGGGCAAATAAGGTTTCTCACTCAAACCACAAGACAAAAAAGTTGCAGTTTGTTAACCtccaatacaaaaaaatttgGTGGGAGGCAGGGAAACGATATGTGAAATTGCGGTTGTCAACCAAGGCAATAAAGACCATAGAGAAGAATGGACTAGATGCTGTTGCTAAGAAGGCTGGGATTGATCTTCGCAAGGAATAG
- the LOC127799011 gene encoding AUGMIN subunit 1-like isoform X1, whose translation MSDVVAAENDGDSLVEGGSSLNFHQTAEVIAWLSSQFDAAGKVVPDFKYTPQSVSFLHNLASRSQAKTQASLIIESDLLQKAAEYRLQAARISEVLKAAGLARESLPENVVSSAEALANVANLLGTRDTELGGLLVAIGEMFLRKAEVAETRNKTQMESENLLDHTRKAIARLTNLKRTLQQLQDDASSCEAQTEKWKKNLAIMAAKEQQYMQQHANFRKVLNHIGYSPELSHRGLFEMAEHMKELEKRKMPIIDTLRSYHDLPPDKELATLAIQNKQMEVEAAEKYLEDVLQSALGTRE comes from the exons ATGAGCGACGTAGTTGCTGCAGAAAACGATGGTGATTCACTGGTTGAAGGCGGAAGCAGTCTCAACTTTCATCAGACTGCAGAAGTAATAGCTTGGCTTTCATCTCAGTTCGATGCCGCCGGTAAAGTCGTTCCGGATTTCAAATACACTCCTCAGAGCGTATCGTTTCTACACAATCTCGCGAGCCGTTCCCAAGCGAAAACTCAAGCTTCTTTGATAATTGAGAGCGATCTCCTCCAGAAAGCAGCAGAATATCGTTTGCAAG CCGCAAGGATCAGCGAAGTGTTGAAGGCGGCGGGATTGGCACGAGAGAGCTTGCCGGAAAATGTGGTTTCATCAGCGGAAGCTCTTGCAAATGTGGCAAATTTGTTAGGTACAAGAGATACTGAACTAGGCGG TTTGCTTGTAGCAATAGGTGAGATGTTTCTAAGGAAGGCTGAAGTTGCAGAGACGAGGAATAAAACACAGATGGAGTCAGAAAATCTACTTGATCACACTCGGAAGGCCATAGCAAGGCTGACTAATCTCAAAAG AACCCTTCAACAACTGCAGGATGATGCATCTTCCTGTGAGGCTCAGAcggaaaaatggaaaaagaactTGGCAATTATGGCTGCCAAAGAACAGCAATACATGCAACAACATGCTAACTTCAgg AAGGTACTCAATCATATTGGCTACAGTCCAGAATTAAGCCATAGGGGTTTGTTTGAGATGGCTGAGCATATGAAGGagttggagaaaagaaaaatgccCATAATTGATACACTCAGAAGTTATCATGACTTGCCTCCT GATAAGGAGTTGGCTACTTTAGccattcaaaacaaacaaatggAGGTTGAAGCTGCTGAGAAGTACCTTGAAGACGTATTGCAGTCAGCTCTTGGCACGAGAGAGTAA